DNA from Mesorhizobium loti R88b:
ACCGTCGGCCCTCGGCGCCGCCGGGGACTTCGTACGTCGCCAAGCCGCGTAAGCGGGAAACAGATTTTACAGGCATGACCTATGTTGTTGTTTAGCTGGTTTGAAAGAAGGCTCGATCCGTTCCCGGCAGCGGAACCCGTCGAGCCGCCCAAGACGCTGGTGGCCTTCTGCCTGCATTATACGCGTGGCGCATGGCCCTATATCCTTGTCGACGCGGTGCTGGTGGCGGCCATCGCCATCGCGGAAGTGTGGATGTTCGGCTTCCTCGGCAGCATCGTCGACTGGCTGTCGGCAGCGAACCGCGAAACCTTCCTGCAGACGGAAAGCTGGAAGCTCGCCGGCATGGCCTTCATCGTGCTGTTCGCGCTGCCGGGCACGGTGTGGCTGCATTCGCTGCTCAACCAGCAGACGCTGATGGGCAACTATCCCATGCGCATTCGCTGGCAGGTGCATCGCTACCTGCTCAAGCAATCGATGAGTTTTTACCAGGACGAGTTTGCCGGCCGCATCGCCACCAAGCTGATGCAGACGGCACTCGCCGTGCGCGAATGCGTCATCAAGGTGCTCGACGTCCTGAACTACGTCATCGTCTATTTTCTCGGCATGCTTTACATCGTCGGCTCGGCCGACTGGCGGCTGGCCGCGCCGCTGGCCGTCTGGCTGGTCGGCTACATCCTGTTGCTGCGCTTTTTCATTCCGCGCCTGGGCAAGGTTGGCGAGGAACAGGCCAATGCGCGCTCGGTCATGACCGGCCGCGTCGTCGACAGCTATTCCAACATCCAGACGGTCAAGCTGTTTTCCCATTCGCGCCGCGAGGCCACTTTCGCCAGGGAAGGCATGACGGGCTTTCTCGACACGGTCTATCGGTCGATGCGGCTGGTGACGGTGCTTTTCGGCTCGCTCTACATTTTGAACTCATTGCTGCTGTTCTCGGTCACCGCCATTTCGCTGTGGCTGTGGATGGGCCAAGTGGTGACGATCGGCGCGGTCGCCGTGGTCATTGGCCTGGTGCTCAGAATGTGGGGCATGTCGCAATGGATCATGTGGGAAATGTCGGGCCTGTTCGAGAACATCGGCACCGTGCATGACGGCATCGCCTCGATCTCGCTGCCACGGCTTGTCGAGGACAGGCCGGATGCGAAGGAGATCAGCGTTTCCAGGGGCGAAATCCGCTTCGAGGATATCCGCTTTCACTATGGCAAGCAGAAGGGCGTCATCGAGGGCTTGTCGCTGACGGTGAGACCTGGCGAGAAGGTCGGCATTGTCGGCCGCTCGGGCGCCGGCAAGTCGACGCTGGTCAATCTACTCCTGCGCTTCTACGATCTGGAAAGCGGCCGGATCCTGATCGACGGCCAGGAGATCGCCGGCGTGAAGCAGGATTCGCTGCGCGCGCAGATCGGCATGGTCACGCAGGATACTTCGCTGCTGCATCGTTCGGTGCGCGAGAACATCCTCTATGGCCGGCCGGACGCGTCAGAAGAGATGCTTGTCGAGGCGGCGCGGCGCGCCGAGGCGTTGGGCTTCATCGGCGGGCTTTTGGATCACAATGGTCGCAACGGGTTCGATGCCTATGTCGGTGACCGCGGCGTCAAATTGTCCGGCGGCCAGCGGCAACGCATCGCCATTGCTCGCGTTATGTTGAAGGATGCGCCGATACTTATCCTTGACGAGGCGACGTCGGCGCTGGATTCCGAGGCGGAAGCGGCCATCCAGGAGAACCTCTACAAGCTCATGCAAGGCAAGACCGTCATCGCCATTGCCCACCGGCTGTCGACCATCGCGGCGATGGACAGGCTCGTGGTGATGGACCAGGGTCGGGTCATCGAGGAGGGTTCGCACGACGAACTGGTCGCCAAGGGCGGGCTCTACGCCCAGCTCTGGCAGCGTCAGTCGGGCGGGTTCCTGCTCGAGGACATCCCGACAGATGTTGCCAATGATGCAATTGCAAAGGGCCAAGCTGCCGAATGATGACAGCCGTCTATCGCTGGTTCGAGAACTGGGTCTATCCGTTCAGGGA
Protein-coding regions in this window:
- a CDS encoding ABC transporter ATP-binding protein; amino-acid sequence: MLLFSWFERRLDPFPAAEPVEPPKTLVAFCLHYTRGAWPYILVDAVLVAAIAIAEVWMFGFLGSIVDWLSAANRETFLQTESWKLAGMAFIVLFALPGTVWLHSLLNQQTLMGNYPMRIRWQVHRYLLKQSMSFYQDEFAGRIATKLMQTALAVRECVIKVLDVLNYVIVYFLGMLYIVGSADWRLAAPLAVWLVGYILLLRFFIPRLGKVGEEQANARSVMTGRVVDSYSNIQTVKLFSHSRREATFAREGMTGFLDTVYRSMRLVTVLFGSLYILNSLLLFSVTAISLWLWMGQVVTIGAVAVVIGLVLRMWGMSQWIMWEMSGLFENIGTVHDGIASISLPRLVEDRPDAKEISVSRGEIRFEDIRFHYGKQKGVIEGLSLTVRPGEKVGIVGRSGAGKSTLVNLLLRFYDLESGRILIDGQEIAGVKQDSLRAQIGMVTQDTSLLHRSVRENILYGRPDASEEMLVEAARRAEALGFIGGLLDHNGRNGFDAYVGDRGVKLSGGQRQRIAIARVMLKDAPILILDEATSALDSEAEAAIQENLYKLMQGKTVIAIAHRLSTIAAMDRLVVMDQGRVIEEGSHDELVAKGGLYAQLWQRQSGGFLLEDIPTDVANDAIAKGQAAE